The region CTGGGGAACTTATTAAAATTTTGGGGTATTAAAAATGAAGACTTATCAAGTTGTTAAACTAGGCGATGTTTTAAAGAGGAATACGAAACAAATTCGCATAGAGGATAATCAAAAATACAAGCAAGTGACTGTACGTTTGTGGGGTAAGGGTGTTCAATTACGTAATGAAGTATACGGTCATGAAATTAAATCAGATAGTAGGTATATTGTAAAATCTGGGCAGTTTATAGTTTCCAAGATTGATGCAAGAAACGGGGCCTCAGGTCTTATTCCCGAAGAATTAGATGGAGCTATCATAACGGGGGACTTTTTATCATTCGACATTAACAAGGACTTAATTCTTCCAGAATACTTGTTATGGTTGAGCAGATCTGAGTGGTTTATTGAACAATGTGTACAGGCGAGTTCAGGAACAACCAACAGAATTCGTTTGAACGAATCAAAATTTTTACAAATCGAAATTTCTTTACCTAATATTTCGGAACAAGCTCAGATCATCAGGAAGATCCAAGACGCGGTTCAAATTATCAACAATATTGACTTGGTTCTTACGGAGCAAAAACAGCTTACGGAAAATTTACGTCAAAGTATTTTACAAAAAGCTATTCAAGGTCATTTGGTTGAACAAGATCCCAACGACGAACCCGCGGCGGATTTGTTAAAGAGAATTCGTGAAGAAAAAGAGCGGCTGATCAAAGAAAAGAAAATCAAGAAAGAGAAGCCGTTGCCGCCGATCTCGCCTGAAGAGATTCCGTATGAGTTGCCGAAAGGGTGGGAGTGGGTAAGGTTAGGGGAAATAGGTAGTTGGGGAGCAGGAGCAACACCAAATCGGAATAATCCCCTTTTTTACAATGGATCAATTCCTTGGTTGAAAACGGGTGAATTAAATGATGCTTTCATTTTTGATTCTGAAGAAAAAATAACCGAATTAGCACTTGAAAAAAACTCTATTAGGTTGAACAAACCTGGAGACGTTTTAATTGCGATGTATGGAGCTACTATAGGTAAATTGGGGATTTTAGGAATAGAGGCGGCGACAAATCAAGCTTGTTGTGCCTGTACACCATTTTCGGGAATTTATAACAAATACCTTTTTTATTACTTAATGTCAAGACGAGAATTCTTCCAAAATCAAGGGGCTGGTGGTGCTCAACCTAACATATCGAAAGAAAAGATAATCAATACTTTAATGCCATTGCCACCCACAAATGAGCAGAAACGAATTGTTGATAAGATAGAAAGGTTATTCAGTATTTGTGAAGAATTAGAGCGTTGTATCAGTACTTCCAAGCATGAAAGTGACTTGTTAGTGCAATCGGTATTAAGGGAAACATTTCAACAAGAAATACTCATATAAAGAAGAGCCAATGAAAATTTAGCTTTGTATATTAAAAGGCTACTCCTAATTGTTTTAGAGTAGCCTTATTGTTCCTAAAAAAGTTAATTAATCAAGTTATGAGTAAGAATCAAACCTCTTCAAGGTTGCATTATTGTCCGTGAAAAATGCAATTTCATCCAATGAACTATAATGAAAACCCGTTGTTCTGGTGTGATTCAAGCATGATCGTAGAACATGCTTTTGCGTTTTTGCTGATTCCTACGGTATCGCTTCAACCTTCTATGGGGTGGATGCAAAATCCTATGTCGTGTTTCAATCCTTTTATGGTTGCATTACCCCGATGGGAAAAACGAAACTAAATGCAAGCAACACCTGCAAGTGGATCATCAAACTTTGCAGATGTTGCAATTTTCTACGTTATTTTGCCTTATTCGCCTTTCCCCTATAAAGATAATCCCAACCCTTGATTTTGCTGACGAAAGGATTTTTTCAGATTAAAACAATTGATTAAGGAGTTCGGCATCTTCTTTGGAAAGAAAATCACTTTGCTCGATATTTGACTGATTTGCATAAGGAACTGGACTTTTCTGAAAGATTTCCATTACTATTTCTCGTATTTGATCATGGGTAACCGTGCGTTCATTGTTCAAATAGGTTTCCAAAGCTTGTGCGATGTAATCGCTTTTATTGGGGACAGTTTTCAAATGTTCGTAAATATGCCTGTATTGTTGTTTGAAAGAAATCGAGAGCCTCATTCGATTACCCATTTTGCTTGGCCTCCAATATTTTGAGGAAGCTTAGGGTATTGGCAAACTGGGCATCGGTGTGAATGATGGATGATGGATATTCATCGAGAATGAAATCCCTAAGCAACAAAGACCCTCCTCCGACGAAGTGAACCTCCGTATTGTTGAATGAGATCTTCCTGCTTCTGGCGTGATTGAAAATTTCCTTTACATGATTGGCGATTAATCCGTCAATGATTTCCTTGCTGTCTTCCTGCTTTTCGCCATTAAGAAACAAGTATTTATCCCGAAATAAACGCTCAACATCATTGTCTGAAATGGTAGTTCCGTATCTGCTGGTTAATGTGTCGGAAATTTTGCTTCGAAGCAGATTGACTCCAAGGTCAGCGGTAATCATCTGTTGGAAAGAAGGGATCAGGTTCGTGAATTCTTGAAAGTTCACATTCAAGGAACCGATATCGATAATCAAAATCCTTTTATGTCGAAATTCGTTGATATTACTGTAAACGGGACCGATGCCTTCTGGGAGCACGAAAATCTGGTGAATCCGAAAAACAAATGCTTTGCCGTTCACTTTCTTGCAAATCGGTTCCCCGCTATTTTGAATAAATTCCTGGTATGCTTTTTTCTGTTTGTCGTTCCTATAAAGGCTTAATGGTATATTGGTCGCCAAGCAAATATTCGCGAACGCGATGGAACGTTTGGATTTTTGCAACAACTTAGCAATCGCAAGGTAGATGCAGATCTGGTGAATAAGGTTGTGTTTCGTCAACCGATAATCCATCTTGCTTTCATCCAACATTTCACCAACCAAATAAGATTTCCCCTGGAACTCCACAAGATCGGTATTAGGGGAGATATCAGCCCCGAAATCCTCGACTTCTTCCACAAGGGTTCGAAACTTGACCCTCTGCAAGCCCTCCTCTTCTTTCATGATCGCTTTGGTCGAATGTTTCCCGCTGTCGATGGCAATCAAAAATCGATTGTGCATTCACATTCCCCCTTTTGGTAGATTTTATGGTTTTTAGATCATATGCAGTTTTTGTGCGACTTAATCGGAACAGGTCGCATTTTTTTGTCGGATCAAATATGAACATGTCGCACGTTAAATTTAACGTTTTTCAGCTTGTCAAGTCTTACGGCAGTCCAATGTCAAGTGGCAAAAAACCAATAAAATCAAGGGATTCGACAGGGCTCGAACGTGGTTCGACACAAAATCGGTTTTCTGAAGATGTGATAGGAAATAAGATAGGGTCAAACAGACGGAGGGGGTGGATTGAATGCAGAAGGATAGAGCACCACAACAATATGTGGCCATTCCATTAAATGACTGCGTGATGTTCATTTGCGAAGGAATCATGAAACTGAGAAATGGGCAGATCAATCCATATAATCCAAATGAGTGGGTTCGTTATCTGCACGGAGAGAATCAACTTTGCCTGGATATTTGGAAAATGGGGTTAATGGATATAACGGAAGCTACGGGAATGATTCGCTTTTCACAAGTTCAACTTTTCATCTATTTACTGCACTTGTGGAAAACTTCCCGCAATTCTCCAATAACCATGGATGAAAATCGGTATTTTGCTGTCCGACGCATCCGCAGACGACCCGAAAATGTGATCCGATTGCAAGAAGACCTGGAAGTGTTGCAATCCATTCGTATTTCAATTACGGGAAAAAAGAAAAATAAACCCTATCTTGCATCGGGAGCATTATTGAAGGGGTATCAAAAAAAGGGAAAAGAAATTTGCGTTACATTGGGCGATTTTATTGATTATCTTACGCCCAACGTGTTCACATATCTCAATACAAGATTTTTCCAGTATCATCCCAAACATCATTGGATGGCAGGATTGTTGTCGTTAAAGTTTGCCCAATTGAACAAACTTGGTACTCACAAAATAAAAATCGGAACCATTGCAGATTATTTAGGAATTACCGATGAACAATACAAAAAGCAAGGTCAGCAATATTACACACAATTGCTGGAGCGTTCGTTGCACATTCTTAGTGGTGAAGGTTATCAAATCAACCTTGAAGCAACCAACATGATGGAATCTGTCATCGAATTTAAGATGCAGTCAATTAACGATGGGCAAGATTTAGAAAGCCATGAACATGCTAAGGTCAGCTGAAATCATACATCAAACCAGGAAAAAGGATACACCAAACCAGGCAAAACCATACGGTAAACCAGGAAAATCATACACTAACCTAGGCAAAGCAATGTGTTCAGTGCAGTTGTAACAAGGCAAATCAGCCCTTTCAATCTCCTAATAATATTTAATAAATCTAAATGAAAGTTAATATGCACAGGCAAGAGTGTCAGCCCTCTTGCCTGTGCAGGGGAACAATTATAGCCTAACTTTTTCGTTTATAAACGAAAAACTGGGTTATAAACGAAATTCTCCAATCGCCTGGGAAAAAGAATGGGAAAAAGAAAAAGAAAAAAGGGGGAATATTGCAATGGCTGTCAATAGTCACGAAACCGCAATTGAACTTGCCAAACAAAAGATTGACCTCATGGATTATATAGAACATGCCACGGGGGTTAAAGCAAAACGCCGATCTAAATCATATGTTTTTGACCCCTGCCCTTTCTGCGGCAAAAAGAATCATTTCTTCGTTGTGCCTGAAAAGAATTTTTACCACACCTTTTCTGGTTGCGGAAAATCGGGAACGATCATTGATTTCCTCATGGAATATGAAAAATTAACTCTACAGGAAGCCATAAAAAAAATACTGGATCTTGCGGGGGCGGAACTGCCTTCTGGCGTTTATGCCAAGAAAAGCCGTCAAACGCACCAGGAAAACGGAGAAACGAAAAACCAGATCCCACAATTTGATTTTACGGAAATGATAGAGCAGTTGCATGCCAACGTTGCCCAAACAACGTATTTTAAAGAACGTGGATTGTCGGATCAAACGATCAAAAAATACAAACTGGGATTTGCTGAGGACGGCTTGAATGCAGTACAACAGCAGTTTCAACTTTTTCAAAATCACCGCAATTTTCTTCAAATGTACAAATATTTTTTGCCTGTTTGGAACGAAGAAGGGAAGTGCCATTATTTTATCCCGAGGATAGATGAAAGCAGTGTTCCGCAATATTTTGAGTCAAAACCCAGCAAAACGTTTAATCTGCCTCAGATCCCAGTACAACTGTTCAATGATCGGTATTTGAAATCAGCAGATACCAAATTGCTCTTTATAACGGAAGGCATATTTGACGCGTTGTCTATTGAGGAATTCGGGTATTCATGCATTGCATTAAATGGCGTAACCAACGCCAACAAATTGATCGCACTTCTCGAAGAACAGATCGATATTTGCATTGATAAAACCTTTGTTCTGGTTCCAGACAATGATATGGCTGGTCAGAACATGATGCAAACGGTTCAAGAAGGATTTCGTAAAATTGGCTTATCCATTGAAATTTGCAAACTTCCTGAAACTTATAAAGATGTGAATGAATATCTTCAAAAAGATCGGATGGGGTTGGAGAAATTGTTGACGGCGACAGTAAAGGGAATTCAAGAAAGGGAATTTTCTTCCGATGAATGCGTTGCATCTTATCTCGATATATATTGCAAGGAAATCAGGAATGCTCCTACTGTGCCAATATCCACAGGATTTCCCGATTTGGACGCATCACTTTCGGGCGGAATTATTCCAGGTTTGTATGTCCTGGGTGCAGTCAGCTCATTGGGGAAAACATCGTTTATCCTTCAGGTCGCCGATTATATTGCAAGTCAAGGCATTCCCGTGATGTTCATTACGTTGGAAATGAGCAAAAAAGAGCTGGTAAGCAGGAGTCTTTCCAGACAATCGTTTGTTCGTGATCATCGGCAAGCATACAGTGCTATTGATTTTTTAAAGGGGGAGGTACCCGAAGAGATTGTGCTTAGCACGATAGAGTCCTATCGGAACACAGCAAAAAAAATGAGAATCGAGGACAGCAGTCGTTGCTTACATGTATCAGCCATTAGAGAGCAGATGGAAACGTTCAAGCAGAGGTTTGAAAAGTTCGTTGTATTTATTGATTATCTGCAAATCTTGCAAAGCCCGAATAATCGAAGCGACAAACAGACTGTAGATTTCAATGTAACACAATTAAAACTAATCAGCCGAGATTTTGACATTCCTGTTATCGCCGTATCATCGTTTAATCGAACGAATTATCACCATACCGCTGGTTTTGAGAGTTTTAAGGAGTCGGGAGGCATAGAGTATTCAGCCGATGTGATCATGGCATTACAACTCAAGGGTATGGATAAACTTGCAACCATTTCGGATGAGACCAAACGTCGAGAAAATATGAACCAATTAAAAGCCCAGCCCATTCGCCCTATTGAACTGGTCATCTTAAAACAAAGGAATGGAATTTCTTATGCAAAATCGGATTTTTCGTATCATGCCAAATTCAATTATTTTCAACAAGTAAATGCGGGATAAAAGTAGGGGATGAGAAGGAATCGTAAAAATGGGATGGTACAGATTCTTGGATGCCGATGAACTTTGTGATGTAGAAAACAGGGGACAGCAAACAATGGGGAGAAAAAAAGGGGGATTCTTGGCGGAGGGATCATCAGGAGTAGGTCAGGTGGACAATAAGTCAGGTGGTTTCGAAAGGGCGTCAAAAAAGGGATAATCCTTCATCTTCCAGCAACTCTTCAATGTCCGCGAAATCGTAGACGCCCAATTCGATGCAACCCAAAACAATCTGATCCCTTAGATCGCAATCGGAAAAGGTATACCCAGCTTTCGCCAACAGTTCATGTGTTTGTTTCAAGTCGCATCTGAAAAGAATGGCAATACGCAAAATAACCTCTTTCGAAGGTCTTTCATATTTATCGTTGAGCAGTTTTGACCAGTATTGGCGGGTGATTTGAGCCTGTCCAAAAAACGCCTCATTGTAATGGAACCGTCCCTTATCAGCGGCTAATTTTCGTATGTATTTGCCCAGGGATAAGGTGTTCTGTGCAGTCCTGAGTCTTGATTGGATGGCATTCACTTGAAAACTGCTCAAACTGTGCCCAAATACAGTTGTGCCCTCAGTTTGGTTTTCATAGATTGCAGAATATTTTTTGTTTTTCTGAAGAAAATCATCGGAAAAGGCTAGTTCTTTGATTTTTTGTTTCAGATTAGCGTCTAATTTACCCATCTGTTGCCTCCTCTTATGTTGCCTGTCAGGCGACAATTTCTCTGTATTTAATATATACAATGAATTCAGAGACAGGCAAAACAGGGGGAGGGCTGAACAAGTAATTTCAACGTGAAGCCCTGTTTAAATCTCAAATCGAAAGGAACGTGAATGCATGTTAAATGAAATTCGAAGTCTGGTGACAGATATTCAATTTGCAGAAACGGAACTGAAAAGATTAACAAGGGAGAATCAGAAAACAGGTGAAGGGATGATAGAGCAGGTATTTGAAATCGCCCAAAACGTCCTGAAATTTGAACCCATTTTTAAAAAGGCGTCAATGTTCGGGACGCGAATGGAGCAAAGAGAATATTTTTACCGATCGGACGGAGAATTGCTAAAGGGGTTTTTGATCAATTCCTCACTTGAATATTCGGGCAATGCCAATGGTGAAGAAACAGAGGAATTCAACGAGTTGTTTTTGACGGAAGACAGGAAACTCATATGTTTTTACACTGTCCATAAATATCCAGATTCTCGAAAACATTCGATGCAACATGAAGTAACTCGATTTGAAGCCCATTTCGATGATGAGGAAATATACTATGGCTCGGTCATAAGGAGCTTGTCGAAAATGCTGAAAAGCAGGTATCAAGAGTTGATGACGAGGAAAGAGCTTATGCTTGAACGGTTAAAGGATTTGGATTCAGTACGGATTGATGTGGAGGAATTTTAGGTTCATTACCAACCGAAGTATAGAGGCGGAGGGGGTGAGGAATTTATTCATGAAAGATTTCAAAACATTGACGCTGTACCAAAAAGCGATTGCTCTGGAGGACGAAATCGACGAGATTGTCAGAAGCTTCCCGCAAGAAGAAAAATATCGGCTGGTGGATCAGCTCATCCGATGTGTCACGAGCATCGGTGCAAACATCGCTGAATCGAATGGCGGGCAGTATGCAGGGCGTGAGCGGTACCACTTGGGGATCGCATTCGGATCGGCTAACGAGACCCGCTATTGGATTGAAAGGGCTTTCAGAAGGGGCTACATTGATAGAGACACGTTCGAGCGGCTGGATGAAAAAGCCCAGGAACTTCGCCGAATCATGGTCGGGATGTTCAAGCGACTGGATCAGTCGGCATAATCCTTTGATCGTAAAGCACCCTTTTGGGTGCAATGTACATAGGTTCCCTGCCCCCTTCATAATAGACGGTGGACAAAAATTGAAAAAGTGTAACCTTAACATTAGAATAGGGAATGTGAGGGGAAAGGGATAATGAATGTGGAAATTTTTAGATTGACAGAGGAAATCATCAGTCGAGCGATTGAGGAACGGGATGCAATTCTTTTGCAAAAAGAAGCGACATTCTTGCTAAACTCCTTTGCGATGATCATGCCCGAGGCATTTCCTCAAATTGAGTATGTTAGGCTGACAAAGGTTCAGTTTAAAATGAACCCAGACTTCATGTTCGGGAAAACCCATGTTTCATCCCTTAGGAAACTGCTGACTTCTATAGAACAGATTCTTCAACAAAGAATCGATATCATCGAAGCCAAACTGCTTTTTGACTCCTGGTTTTATGAGTCCACTGAAACTGGGAGCTTGCACTACGTTTTCGACGACTCAGAGTTGGTCAATATTTCAGACGCCGCAGATTCTCTTGGCGTTTCCCGCACCACTCTTTACAAATATATTGACCGTGGGCTGGAGACGGTTGGGGAAAAGCACAATCAAAAAGTCCCACGTTTTTTGCTTGAGGCGTGGAAAAATCCAGAAGTCGCTTTTCAAATGCAGTGGCTCGCTCAATTGAAAAGAACA is a window of Microaerobacter geothermalis DNA encoding:
- a CDS encoding restriction endonuclease subunit S; the protein is MKTYQVVKLGDVLKRNTKQIRIEDNQKYKQVTVRLWGKGVQLRNEVYGHEIKSDSRYIVKSGQFIVSKIDARNGASGLIPEELDGAIITGDFLSFDINKDLILPEYLLWLSRSEWFIEQCVQASSGTTNRIRLNESKFLQIEISLPNISEQAQIIRKIQDAVQIINNIDLVLTEQKQLTENLRQSILQKAIQGHLVEQDPNDEPAADLLKRIREEKERLIKEKKIKKEKPLPPISPEEIPYELPKGWEWVRLGEIGSWGAGATPNRNNPLFYNGSIPWLKTGELNDAFIFDSEEKITELALEKNSIRLNKPGDVLIAMYGATIGKLGILGIEAATNQACCACTPFSGIYNKYLFYYLMSRREFFQNQGAGGAQPNISKEKIINTLMPLPPTNEQKRIVDKIERLFSICEELERCISTSKHESDLLVQSVLRETFQQEILI
- a CDS encoding ParM/StbA family protein, translating into MHNRFLIAIDSGKHSTKAIMKEEEGLQRVKFRTLVEEVEDFGADISPNTDLVEFQGKSYLVGEMLDESKMDYRLTKHNLIHQICIYLAIAKLLQKSKRSIAFANICLATNIPLSLYRNDKQKKAYQEFIQNSGEPICKKVNGKAFVFRIHQIFVLPEGIGPVYSNINEFRHKRILIIDIGSLNVNFQEFTNLIPSFQQMITADLGVNLLRSKISDTLTSRYGTTISDNDVERLFRDKYLFLNGEKQEDSKEIIDGLIANHVKEIFNHARSRKISFNNTEVHFVGGGSLLLRDFILDEYPSSIIHTDAQFANTLSFLKILEAKQNG
- a CDS encoding DnaB-like helicase C-terminal domain-containing protein codes for the protein MAVNSHETAIELAKQKIDLMDYIEHATGVKAKRRSKSYVFDPCPFCGKKNHFFVVPEKNFYHTFSGCGKSGTIIDFLMEYEKLTLQEAIKKILDLAGAELPSGVYAKKSRQTHQENGETKNQIPQFDFTEMIEQLHANVAQTTYFKERGLSDQTIKKYKLGFAEDGLNAVQQQFQLFQNHRNFLQMYKYFLPVWNEEGKCHYFIPRIDESSVPQYFESKPSKTFNLPQIPVQLFNDRYLKSADTKLLFITEGIFDALSIEEFGYSCIALNGVTNANKLIALLEEQIDICIDKTFVLVPDNDMAGQNMMQTVQEGFRKIGLSIEICKLPETYKDVNEYLQKDRMGLEKLLTATVKGIQEREFSSDECVASYLDIYCKEIRNAPTVPISTGFPDLDASLSGGIIPGLYVLGAVSSLGKTSFILQVADYIASQGIPVMFITLEMSKKELVSRSLSRQSFVRDHRQAYSAIDFLKGEVPEEIVLSTIESYRNTAKKMRIEDSSRCLHVSAIREQMETFKQRFEKFVVFIDYLQILQSPNNRSDKQTVDFNVTQLKLISRDFDIPVIAVSSFNRTNYHHTAGFESFKESGGIEYSADVIMALQLKGMDKLATISDETKRRENMNQLKAQPIRPIELVILKQRNGISYAKSDFSYHAKFNYFQQVNAG
- a CDS encoding four helix bundle protein, yielding MKDFKTLTLYQKAIALEDEIDEIVRSFPQEEKYRLVDQLIRCVTSIGANIAESNGGQYAGRERYHLGIAFGSANETRYWIERAFRRGYIDRDTFERLDEKAQELRRIMVGMFKRLDQSA
- a CDS encoding helix-turn-helix domain-containing protein, which gives rise to MNVEIFRLTEEIISRAIEERDAILLQKEATFLLNSFAMIMPEAFPQIEYVRLTKVQFKMNPDFMFGKTHVSSLRKLLTSIEQILQQRIDIIEAKLLFDSWFYESTETGSLHYVFDDSELVNISDAADSLGVSRTTLYKYIDRGLETVGEKHNQKVPRFLLEAWKNPEVAFQMQWLAQLKRTREQTAEQRLDDVNKQIAEFEKKFGGSFYFLFSNMTDQELDAHPEAVDLHDWRELEKEKQELLARLKGER